In the Methanobacterium spitsbergense genome, one interval contains:
- a CDS encoding roadblock/LC7 domain-containing protein has product MSKTKKEKLDDVLTGLMQVGQIKACGIVSKEGLLINSRTPPDVDARIFSALCSTIMGAAEAASGQLKTGTVAQISVKTEKGTIVLIHAGLKAILTLLTDPEAQLGLIFFEMETRAAQVEEILSEM; this is encoded by the coding sequence ATGAGTAAAACTAAAAAGGAAAAGCTTGATGATGTGCTTACAGGTCTCATGCAGGTGGGGCAGATAAAAGCTTGTGGTATTGTTTCGAAAGAGGGCCTATTAATAAATTCAAGGACACCTCCTGATGTGGATGCCAGAATATTTTCAGCATTGTGCTCGACCATAATGGGGGCTGCAGAAGCTGCATCAGGACAACTGAAAACTGGAACGGTAGCACAAATATCTGTTAAAACTGAAAAAGGAACTATTGTACTTATTCATGCAGGTTTAAAGGCCATATTAACCCTTTTAACTGATCCAGAAGCTCAACTTGGACTAATATTCTTTGAAATGGAAACACGTGCAGCCCAAGTTGAAGAAATCCTAAGCGAGATGTAG